GGAATTGAAGCAGTTGTTCCATATAAAGGAACACTTGATGAAGTTGTTTTCCAATTGGTTGGAGGTTTAAGAAGCGGAATGGGTTATACAGGTTCTGCAAACATTGAACATTTAAGAGCCAATGGAAAATTTGTTAAAATAACAGGAGCAAGTTTAAAAGAGTCTCATCCACATGATGTAGAAATTTCTGCTGAAGCTCCAAACTATAAATAAAAACATAACTAATTTAAAAGTAGTTATGTTTTTATTTACTTAAATTTTTTAATTTATTATTTAATTCTAAATATTTAGACTTTATTATTAAATGTTTCTTTTTTAGAATTTTCAACAGCTCAGTAATGTGCACCTCAAATTCCTGCATCATTTCCGAGATTAGCTATTTCAATTGTCATATTCTCATAAAAAGATTTTAAAGTATATTTTTTTAAATTATCTAAAATTATTTCAGTTATTTTGTTTCCTAAATTTGATGGTCCTCCACCAATTAAGATTTTTTCAACTTCTAAAACTGTTTGCAAATACCCTATTGCTTTTGCCATTGGCAAAAGACATTCTTTAAAAATATTAATTATTACAGTATCTTCGTCATTAAAAAGATCGACAATATCTATTATTTTAATTTCTTTGAACTCTTTACCTAGTTTTGATTCAATATATTTTTTGTTATCAGTTTTATTTAATTCACGCTCAATTCCAGTAGCACTACTTTTTGCTTCTAAACAACCGTATACTCCACATGAACATAGTAATTCTTCTTCAGCAAAACAACCACCATGCCCACCTTCACTTGCAAAACCTTTGCCTGATCCTTCTCAAAGTTTTTTATCTAGAATTAATCCATGTCCTACACCAGTCCCTAAAGTGAAAAGCATCATTGAATTAGGTTTACTATTTT
This window of the Mesoplasma chauliocola genome carries:
- a CDS encoding ROK family protein, which encodes MIFNIDLGGNSAKCALIENFEIKSKFFIETPKFEIIENLKKMIDIYFKENSFNWSDIEAISFSIPGAYDKKTESIVFAGNLNWWNYPLLKEAKRIFNFENIFILNDANAATYGEWKKGQNSKPNSMMLFTLGTGVGHGLILDKKLWEGSGKGFASEGGHGGCFAEEELLCSCGVYGCLEAKSSATGIERELNKTDNKKYIESKLGKEFKEIKIIDIVDLFNDEDTVIINIFKECLLPMAKAIGYLQTVLEVEKILIGGGPSNLGNKITEIILDNLKKYTLKSFYENMTIEIANLGNDAGIWGAHYWAVENSKKETFNNKV